The Corvus cornix cornix isolate S_Up_H32 chromosome 26, ASM73873v5, whole genome shotgun sequence genome includes a region encoding these proteins:
- the LOC120411282 gene encoding serine/threonine-protein phosphatase 4 regulatory subunit 3B-like, whose product MFHQNREAFLQSLAKLGILPALEILLGMDDVQVASAATEILSCFVDFCPFLVHEFLMQEAQQRDHGTDLIRVLMKQLFHHPAAAVGGADQVVELLQTLLDPGNLLATADVSKIIGFFNSFYTRCLPVLTAPLLANTAKDDYQTAQLLALILELLTFCVTRHKEHMRVYIFHWDLLRRVLLLINSKHTFLALRALHFLRKIIGLKDELYSHYIIQGKLLAPLVQALLQSGATSNLLHWAVLELFEFLRLEDCKSLVAHVIESFYPALQSISYVQTFQGLKRKYERDKHRQKQSVHRVPSLSGRGARASGQEGQLNIGADQGGAAQTAPTSSKGSSSNKATPRPQLTAPKRRQPAESASDQEEEIIPKKRLHLA is encoded by the exons ATGTTCCACCAGAACAGAGAGGCATTTTTACAAAGCTTGGCCAAGCTGGGAATTCTTCCTGCTCTTGAAATTCTACTG GGAATGGATGATGTGCAAGTGGCATCTGCTGCCACAGAGATCTTGTCTTGTTTTGTCGACTTCTGTCCATTCTTGGTCCACGAGTTTCTCATGCAAGAGGCCCAGCAGAGGGACCAC GGTACCGACCTCATCCGTGTGCTCATGAAGCAGCTGTTCcaccatcctgctgctgcagtagGAGGAGCTGATCAGGTCGTGGAGCTGTTGCAGACTCTGCTCGATCCCGGGAATCTGCTGGCTACAGCTGAT GTATCCAAAATAATTGGATTTTTCAACTCTTTCTACACCCGCTGCCTTCCTGTTCTGACTGCGCCGCTTCTGGCCAACACAGCCAAAG ATGATTATCAAACAGCACAACTCCTGGCCTTGATTTTGGAGCTGCTGACCTTTTGTGTGACGCGGCACAAGGAGCACATGAGGGTTTACATCTTCCACTGGGATTTGCTAAGACGAGTCCTCCTCTTGATCAATTCCAAACACACCTTTCTGGCCTTGC GGGCTCTGCACTTCCTGAGGAAGATCATTGGCCTGAAGGATGAGCTGTATTCCCATTACATCATCCAGGGAAAGCTCTTGGCACCCCTtgtgcaggctctgctgcagagtgGAGCTACATCCAACCTGCTccactgggctgtgctggagctgtttgAATTCCTCCGACTG GAAGATTGTAAGTCCCTGGTTGCCCATGTCATCGAGAGCTTCTATCCTGCACTGCAGTCCATCAGCTACGTGCAGACATTCCAGGGACTGAAGAGGAAATACGAGAGAGACAAGCACCGACAAAAGCAGAGCGTGCACAG GGTCCCATCCCTCTCAGGCAGAGGTGCAAGAGCCTCAGGGCAGGAAGGCCAATTGAACATCGGGGCAGACCAAGGGGGCGCAGCTCAGACAGCACCAACGAGCTCCAAGGGCTCCTCTTCCAACAAGGCGACCCCGCGCCCGCAGCTGACGGCCCCCAAG aGACGTCAGCCAGCGGAGTCTGCCAGTGATCAAGAGGAGGAGATAATCCCAAAGAAAAGGCTGCATCTGGCCTAA